One genomic window of Branchiostoma floridae strain S238N-H82 chromosome 4, Bfl_VNyyK, whole genome shotgun sequence includes the following:
- the LOC118414283 gene encoding protein mono-ADP-ribosyltransferase PARP14-like isoform X2 → MFSQLLGAAANVLTRRKHRVYLDKKKAVVCTTLTVTPLEEPVTSQSLLLSRPKAGTDQRTKRDGEVTVNRGEQDSKSPGAGSANPSKSTASSKCLSNNISEVTVNGEGESKESSTMPSFIPGGSSSDETDEEVQGIIEVDNISPKTSDDTLQLYFENKRRSGGGEILKFERKGDTALIAFENEGVVKSVIARGPHLLDEFVLTVKSVSLKQKGQHRNLPMDTNRVLLRGVKDTTTEETLRLYVENRSGAEEDIVFLYAEEPGVVLVTFFEHIDLDRFIGRCSQRQLDGADVKAARLPVADCIKVSNLPPDVSTDALTLHFENKRRSGGGYVLAVDLLAADNSAIIHFEDYCVVETVVSQSHTLNSKQLNVERYFPQLGRATRVKAVTLSIPKPVTCPVDDHVMRFVMSNQQYQDRLNESLEREQARLQWPVEGDLSLTKIICTASEETQSAAPITRDWDVKVQTALKSFLEAFEFRKVLVQGNLWKSVTTRVANLLLPPSDKVVIEDDPTNHALLISGLSKEVHDVESKITEVVKQVEEDAKNGRRVVTEKLAMTPARIKIMIMGNFFQLLRDSFPSLKVAVDANSNEITLKGFVHDIDIVKVQMYEMLENLVQRSYKPTQNIEEFLQDANASQFVHNCIGKDGLTAVYAVENKEVVVSGVSDNDAKKALDILQNTVAEHNIPVDELSKSALGTAAWQEFVKGIQDNMVVRIQEDDQNGLVTLRMVGAVEFLPEVVDQVESFLQTNTVVDTFLTMENGRARFLKENCVGELRDIERDLKQMSVNISRETRGIESGFCVEGTEEGVKRAVEKLKELGEGILSCQLPVEKPGMPAYFTEGGGREFLSVVEYMHHCKIDLITPLDEALSKSNVDSLSSTDSPIPIDTKRGGTGSIPELQMPVEEISHVAMDNGTRLVVCKGDITRHPVNVMITPANPKLELSGALGEAIRILGGDRIQRECREYIRSNGALSEGQVVETSSGNLPCKHVLHAVVPRWPHSMDKVTTEDATSEETQLFELVLHALELSEELRPQNVALPPIGAGSFGFPTEISARGVTDAAVEFCLQNNHTSIQEIRFISINSLEVAAFHKALVATFGDRVEMIPTTRKAAAAQEEPKKATGPPGPPKAGTRKKKQIIEEDLDLPDVTAGALTTPQGLKITLVKGSIAKQMVNIIVNTTQPGLNLNSGSASKSVLKVAGPQLQSLCYRANTHTGDVPAGEVIITDPAKLPCKQVYHAVCTRYDRLTGGGIEDLKTILWRCLEEAEKSKMESIAFPAIGTGSLDFPRDLVAKVMFAEVLEFGKENLDSGVKDIRFVVYSMDQATVQAFETELERQGGTLQSGSEGSLTPDRDLSASPKPFSSVPHKLHPEEAGVSSGSSSPQPTTDEVQIGHVCLHVQHGNIAKDRTDAIVNPTNAKLDFTMGAVPRAILNAGGHAVLAECRQLGSLPISGVAVTGSGNLRCKHVIHVAPGDDIYTLKEQFRNVLRLAEEMELKSISFPALGTGSTRIETSQAASCMVEAIDEFVHEDKPKNLVLVRATISKEEVMVCYRDAISQWTPGQRQQGQLAALEKIANAVADRMKRVIRFDPKEAPLIVSVDGIVLKVFAGKKAQLDTAVRKIEDMMSRECKDHIITDPSVDKLSLLDQATIKELEKQHTVAITINSSDSSIRVQGNGGDVSDVVTDIYKVLNEITVKEYKSQQAELMSREVQWCYLEQEMYQPYSPDLNAVLEQAKRHGRSYVDFTKPDTLEACHVDFIRMKETRILTGDTRLILRKDTKTDLPEFWDPQGDDEVKVVELSEGSLEFQETYMYFTKTIGDMLSKVVKIERIQNPALWRQYQVKKEKMDRTNKAANNERRLFHGTSIGSCSHINAHGFNRSFCGKNATLYGNGVYFAVESSFSAKDQYSLPATKHNKHVYLARVLVGEATIGRQGMIVPPPKDPVNKTVLYDSVTNNVKNPNIFVIFHDTQAYPEYLITFRS, encoded by the exons ATGTTTAGTCAACTGTTGGGAG CTGCAGCCAATGTTCTGACCAGGCGAAAGCACAGGGTGTACCTGGACAAGAAGAAGGCGGTGGTGTGTACAACCCTGACTGTCACACCGTTGGAAGAGCCTGTCACCAGCCAATCCCTTCTCTTGTCAAGGCCCAAAGCAGGAACAGACCAACGTACCAAAAGAGATGGAGAAGTG ACTGTGAACAGAGGTGAGCAAGATTCAAAATCACCTGGAGCAGGATCTGCCAACCCTTCAAAGTCAACTGCATCTTCTAAATGTCTGTCCAACAACATCTCAGAGGTTACAGTTAACGGAGAAGGAGAGAGCAAAGAGTCTTCCACCATGCCATCCTTTATCCCTGGGGGGAGTTCAAGTG ACGAGACTGACGAGGAGGTGCAGGGTATCATAGAGGTCGACAACATCAGCCCCAAAACATCTGATGACACACTGCAGCTGTACTTCGAGAACAAAAGAAGGTCAGGGGGAGGGGAGATTCTcaagtttgaaaggaaaggcGACACTGCACTCATCGCTTTCGAGAATGAAGGAG TTGTGAAGAGTGTGATTGCACGAGGTCCTCATCTGCTGGATGAGTTTGTGCTGACAGTCAAGTCTGTGAGTCTGAAACAGAAAGGGCAGCATCGCAACCTCCCGATGGACACCAACCGTGTGCTGCTGCGTGGGGTGAAGGACACCACCACGGAGGAGACCCTCCGGCTGTATGTGGAGAACAGGAGCGGTGCAGAGGAGGACATTGTGTTCCTGTATGCTGAAGAACCGGGGGTTGTGTTGGTCACCTTCTTTGAACACATAG ACTTGGATCGTTTCATCGGGAGATGTAGTCAGAGGCAGTTGGACGGTGCAGATGTCAAGGCTGCGAGACTACCTGTGGCAGACTGCATCAAGGTTTCCAACCTGCCTCCTGATGTGTCCACCGATGCACTCACGCTTCACTTTGAGAACAAACGGCGTAGTGGTGGGGGCTATGTTCTGGCAGTGGACCTTCTTGCTGCGGACAACTCTGCCATCATTCATTTTGAAGACTATTGTG TTGTGGAAACAGTTGTCAGCCAGTCCCACACATTGAACAGTAAGCAGTTGAATGTAGAACGGTACTTTCCGCAACTCGGCAGAGCAACGAGGGTGAAAGCTGTTACCTTGTCCATTCCTAAACCAGTAACCTGCCCCGTAGATGACCACGTGATGAGGTTTGTCATGTCGAACCAACAATACCAAGACCGTCTGAATGAAAGCTTGGAGAGGGAGCAGGCACGGCTGCAGTGGCCCGTGGAAGGGGACCTATCTCTCACAAAAATCATCTGTACAGCATCGGAAGAGACCCAGTCTGCCGCACCCATCACACGGGACTGGGATGTCAAAGTCCAGACAGCTTTGAAATCCTTCCTTGAAGCATTTGAGTTTCGGAAGGTTCTTGTCCAGGGAAACCTGTGGAAGTCTGTGACAACAAGAGTAGCCAACCTTTTACTCCCTCCCTCAGACAAGGTTGTGATTGAGGATGATCCCACCAACCATGCTTTGCTGATTTCTGGACTGTCCAAGGAAGTGCATGACGTGGAAAGTAAAATCACAGAGGTGGTCAAACAGGTAGAGGAAGACGCAAAGAATGGAAGGCGggttgtgacagagaaactGGCAATGACTCCAGCAAGgataaaaatcatgatcatggGAAATTTCTTCCAGTTACTAAGAGATTCCTTCCCCTCATTGAAAGTAGCTGTGGATGCAAACAGCAATGAGATCACACTAAAGGGATTTGTTCATGATATCGACATTGTCAAAGTGCAAATGTACGAAATGCTTGAAAACCTTGTGCAACGTTCCTACAAGCCCACGCAAAACATCGAAGAGTTTCTGCAGGATGCCAACGCTTCACAGTTTGTGCATAACTGCATTGGAAAGGACGGCTTGACAGCGGTCTATGCAGTTGAGAACAAGGAAGTGGTTGTGTCAGGTGTGTCTGACAATGACGCTAAGAAGGCACTGGACATTTTACAGAACACCGTTGCTGAACACAATATCCCAGTTGATGAGCTTAGCAAGAGTGCATTAGGTACCGCTGCATGGCAAGAGTTTGTTAAAGGCATCCAAGACAACATGGTGGTCAGGATTCAAGAAGACGACCAGAATGGCCTGGTGACACTGAGAATGGTGGGAGCTGTCGAGTTTCTTCCCGAGGTTGTAGATCAGGTTGAGTCTTTTTTGCAGACAAATACAGTAGTGGACACTTTTCTCACTATGGAGAATGGACGTGCAAGATTTCTGAAAGAAAACTGTGTTGGTGAACTCAGAGATATAGAGAGAGATCTGAAGCAAATGTCTGTTAACATTTCCAGAGAAACGAGAGGGATCGAGAGTGGGTTCTGCGTTGAAGGTACAGAAGAAGGGGTGAAGAGAGCAGTGGAGAAACTAAAAGAGCTTGGGGAGGGCATCTTAAGTTGCCAGCTGCCAGTGGAGAAGCCAGGCATGCCTGCATACTTTACtgaaggaggaggaagagagtTCTTGTCTGTTGTTGAATATATGCATCACTGCAAAATTGATCTGATAACACCTTTGGATGAGGCATTGTCAAAGAGCAATGTTGATTCACTATCAAGCACGGACTCCCCCATACCGATTGATACAAAGAGGGGAGGTACAGGCTCAATACCAGAATTGCAGATGCCGGTAGAAGAGATTTCCCATGTAGCCATGGACAATGGTACAAGGCTTGTTGTCTGCAAGGGAGACATCACCAGGCACCCTGTCAATGTCATGATCACACCAGCAAATCCCAAACTGGAGCTGTCCGGAGCCCTGGGGGAAGCCATTAGAATATTAG GTGGGGATCGCATCCAACGTGAGTGCAGGGAATACATCAGAAGTAACGGAGCCTTGTCGGAAGGACAGGTTGTGGAGACATCCTCTGGTAACCTCCCCTGTAAACATGTACTGCATGCCGTGGTGCCACGGTGGCCTCATTCTATGGACAAGGTCACAACAGAGGACGCCACATCG GAGGAGACCCAACTGTTTGAACTGGTTCTCCATGCACTGGAGCTGTCAGAAGAGCTGAGGCCACAGAATGTTGCTTTGCCGCCCATCGGAGCTGGGTCCTTCGGCTTCCCAACAGAAATCAGTGCCAGGGGCGTGACAGATGCTGCCGTAGAGTTCTGCCTTCAGAACAACCACACAAGTATCCAGGAAATAAGGTTCATCAGTATCAACTCCTTGGAAGTGGCAGCGTTTCATAAGGCCTTGGTCGCCACGTTTGGTGATAGAGTAGAGATGATTCCCACCACGAGGAAAGCAGCAGCAGCTCAAGAGGAGCCAAAGAAGGCAACAGGGCCCCCAGGACCCCCTAAGGCAGGTACAAGGAAGAAGAAGCAGATAATAGAGGAAGATCTTGACTTGCCAGATGTGACAGCAGGCGCCCTGACAACTCCTCAGGGCCTGAAGATTACTTTGGTAAAGGGGAGCATCGCTAAGCAAATG GTTAACATCATTGTCAACACAACACAGCCAGGTCTGAACCTGAATTCAGGCTCTGCATCCAAAAGCGTCCTGAAGGTTGCAGGTCCCCAGCTGCAGTCTCTGTGTTACCGTGCCAACACACATACAGGAGATGTGCCTGCAGGAGAGGTCATCATCACCGACCCAGCAAAGCTACCCTGCAAGCAGGTCTACCATGCTGTATGCACGCGCTATGATCGACTCACCGGGGGTGGAATTGAA GATTTGAAAACTATCCTCTGGAGATGTCTTGAAGAAGCAGAGAAATCCAAGATGGAGTCCATTGCCTTTCCAGCCATTGGTACCGGCTCCTTAGACTTCCCTCGTGACCTGGTGGCAAAGGTCATGTTtgcagaggttctagagtttgGCAAGGAAAACCTTGACTCTGGGGTCAAAGACATCCGGTTTGTGGTGTACAGCATGGACCAGGCAACAGTTCAG GCCTTTGAGACAGAGCTGGAGCGCCAAGGCGGCACACTACAGTCAGGCTCAGAAGGCTCCCTCACCCCCGACAGGGACCTGTCTGCATCACCCAAGCCGTTCTCAAGCGTTCCGCACAAACTGCACCCGGAGGAAG CGGGCGTGTCCAGTGGTTCGTCTAGTCCACAACCGACGACAGACGAAGTCCAGATTGGACATGTCTGTCTCCATGTTCAGCATGGGAACATCGCCAAAGACAGGACAGATGCCATTGTGAACCCTACCAATGCTAAACTGGATTTCACCATGG GTGCTGTGCCAAGAGCTATCCTCAATGCTGGTGGCCATGCTGTATTGGCTGAGTGtcgccaacttg GGTCGTTACCCATCAGTGGTGTAGCCGTGACGGGGTCAGGAAACCTGCGCTGCAAGCACGTGATTCATGTGGCACCAGGCGATGACATCTACACTCTGAAGGAGCAGTTCAGGAACGTCTTACGTCTGGCCGAGGAGATGGAGCTGAAGTCCATCTCGTTTCCTGCACTGGGCACAG GTAGCACACGGATAGAGACAAGCCAAGCAGCATCTTGCATGGTGGAGGCCATTGACGAATTCGTCCACGAAGACAAGCCCAAGAATCTGGTTCTAGTCAGGGCTACCATCTCCAAAGAGGAAGTCATGGTTTGCTACCGCGATGCCATCTCTCAGTGGACTCCAGGACAGAGACAGCAAGGACAGCTTGCAGCACTGGAGAAAATAGCAA ATGCAGTAGCTGATCGCATGAAGAGGGTCATTAGATTTGACCCGAAGGAAGCTCCCCTGATTGTCTCAGTAGACGGGATAGTGCTGAAGGTATTTGCAGGAAAGAAAGCCCAGCTGGACACTGCTGTGAGGAAGATAGAGGACATGATGAGCAGGGAGTGTAAGGACCACATCATCACAGATCCATCTGTGGACAAGCTGTCCCTTTTGGACCAGGCTACAATTAAG GAGCTGGAGAAGCAGCATACGGTGGCGATAACCATCAATAGCAGTGACTCCAGCATCCGAGTACAAGGCAACGGAGGTGATGTCAGTGATGTGGTGACTGATATCTACAAG GTTTTGAATGAGATCACAGTGAAGGAGTATAAGAGTCAGCAGGCTGAACTGATGTCTAGGGAGGTCCAGTGGTGTTACCTGGAGCAGGAGATGTACCAGCCTTACAGTCCTGACCTGAACGCTGTCCTGGAACAGGCCAAACGG caTGGGAGGTCTTATGTTGACTTCACCAAGCCAGACACCCTGGAAGCTTGCCATGTGGACTTCATCAGGATGAAGGAGACCCGGATCCTGACAGGAGACACCAGACTCATCCTTAGGAAAGACACAAAGACGG ATCTGCCTGAGTTCTGGGACCCCCAGGGTGATGATGAGGTGAAGGTGGTGGAGCTGAGTGAGGGGAGTCTGGAGTTCCAggagacttacatgtacttcaccAAAACGATAGGAGACAtgctgtctaaggttgtcaag ATTGAGCGTATCCAGAACCCAGCCCTGTGGCGACAGTACCAGGTGAAAAAGGAGAAGATGGACAGAACAAACAAGGCCGCCAATAATGAGAGACGTCTGTTTCATGGAACCTCCATTGGCTCCTGTTCCCACATCAACGCGCATGGCTTCAACAGGAGCTTTTGTGGAAAAAATG CTACCCTGTATGGCAATGGAGTATACTTTGCTGTAGAATCCAGCTTCTCAGCCAAGGACCAGTACTCCCTCCCAGCTACCAAGCACAACAAGCATGTGTACCTGGCCAGAGTCCTGGTGGGAGAGGCCACGATCGGCAGACAGGGCATGATTGTCCCTCCGCCTAAAGACCCTGTAAACAAGACCGTTCTGTATGACAGCGTCACCAACAATGTCAAAAACCCAAACATCTTTGTGATCTTCCATGACACACAGGCTTATCCTGAGTATCTGATAACATTTCGCAGTTAA